A genomic segment from Fodinicola acaciae encodes:
- the mgrA gene encoding L-glyceraldehyde 3-phosphate reductase — protein MTYISDEGRYDGRMPYRFSGASGLALPAISLGFWYNFGGVDPYERQRAVARRAFDLGVTHFDLANNYGPPYGSAEENAGRMLATDFRPYRDELVISSKAGYDMWPGPYGDGGSRKYLLASLDQSLKRLGLDYVDIFYSHRMTADVPLEETMGALVSAVQQGKALYVGISSYTGQRTREAVQLLREAGVPLLIHQPSYSILNRWVETDLLGTLDELGVGCIAFSPLAQGMLTSKYLNGVPTASRAADKEKDALSADVLTEPVLAGLRALNEIAEGRGQSLAQMALAWILRDRRVTSALIGARTVEQLEDSVAAVNQLTFTDSELAAIDEQVKATGLDPLMYAPRL, from the coding sequence GTGACCTACATCTCGGACGAAGGCCGCTACGACGGCCGCATGCCCTACCGGTTTTCCGGTGCCAGTGGACTGGCGCTGCCGGCGATTTCGCTGGGGTTCTGGTACAACTTCGGCGGCGTCGACCCGTATGAGCGGCAGCGCGCGGTGGCGCGGCGCGCGTTCGACCTCGGCGTCACGCATTTCGACCTGGCCAACAACTACGGGCCACCGTACGGCTCGGCCGAGGAAAACGCCGGCCGGATGCTCGCCACGGACTTCCGGCCATATCGCGACGAGCTGGTGATTTCGTCGAAAGCCGGCTATGACATGTGGCCGGGACCCTACGGCGACGGCGGCTCCCGGAAATACCTGTTGGCCAGCCTCGACCAGTCGCTGAAGCGGCTCGGCCTGGACTACGTGGACATCTTCTACTCGCACCGGATGACCGCGGACGTTCCACTGGAGGAAACCATGGGTGCGCTGGTTTCCGCCGTGCAGCAGGGAAAAGCCCTCTATGTCGGCATTTCCTCGTACACCGGCCAGCGCACCCGCGAGGCCGTGCAGCTGCTGCGCGAGGCCGGCGTGCCGCTGCTGATCCACCAGCCGTCGTATTCGATCCTCAACCGCTGGGTGGAAACCGACCTGCTCGGCACGCTCGACGAGCTCGGCGTCGGCTGCATCGCGTTTTCGCCGCTGGCGCAGGGCATGCTCACGTCGAAATATCTCAACGGCGTGCCGACTGCCTCTCGCGCCGCCGACAAGGAAAAGGACGCGTTGTCCGCCGACGTGTTGACCGAGCCGGTGCTTGCCGGCCTGCGTGCGCTCAACGAGATCGCCGAAGGCCGTGGACAGTCGCTCGCGCAGATGGCACTCGCCTGGATTCTGCGCGACCGGCGCGTCACCTCGGCGCTGATCGGCGCGCGTACGGTCGAACAGCTCGAGGACAGCGTCGCCGCGGTCAACCAGCTGACCTTCACCGACAGCGAGCTGGCCGCCATCGACGAGCAGGTCAAGGCGACCGGCCTCGATCCGCTCATGTACGCACCGCGGCTCTAG
- a CDS encoding MarR family winged helix-turn-helix transcriptional regulator, with product MVSSPAGIGHDKSMGVPANHSPEIDAEVAARLRLAIGRLARRIRLDTEYGLPPLQHAALATIEAHGPLRLGELAQREGVTAPTMSRVLASLEERGLVDRRPDPDDARSVLLSLTGSGAGVLGAVRSAHTATLAARLRRLSGDQVESLRSALPILELLIEDDPDRTRKP from the coding sequence GTGGTTTCGTCGCCGGCCGGGATCGGCCACGATAAGTCGATGGGTGTGCCGGCCAACCACAGTCCGGAGATCGACGCCGAGGTGGCGGCCCGGCTGCGGCTGGCGATCGGCCGGCTGGCGCGGCGGATCCGGCTGGACACCGAGTACGGCCTGCCGCCGCTGCAGCATGCCGCGCTGGCCACCATCGAGGCACACGGTCCGCTGCGGCTCGGCGAGTTGGCGCAGCGTGAGGGCGTGACCGCGCCGACGATGAGCCGGGTGCTCGCGTCGCTGGAGGAGCGCGGCCTGGTGGACCGCCGGCCCGACCCCGACGACGCGCGTTCGGTGCTGCTGTCGCTGACCGGTTCCGGTGCCGGTGTGCTCGGCGCCGTACGGTCCGCGCACACCGCCACGCTGGCCGCGCGGCTGCGCCGGCTGTCCGGTGACCAGGTGGAGAGCCTGCGCTCGGCGTTGCCGATCCTGGAGCTGTTGATCGAGGATGATCCGGACCGGACCCGCAAGCCGTAG
- a CDS encoding IclR family transcriptional regulator domain-containing protein translates to MSETEDERGAHFVQSLERGLAVIRAFDADHPQLTLSDVARSTELTRAAARRFLLTLVDLGYVRFDGRLFSLTPRVLELGYSYLSALSLPEVASPHLERLAAEVRESSSVSVLDGDDVVYIARIPTSRIMTVAIAVGTRFPAYATSMGRVLLAGLPEPEAEAYVRRCALRQLTARTITTAAGLTAELARVRAQGWALVDQELEEGLRSIAAPIHDRAGRVIAAVNVSAHASRVPIEDMRSRLLPALLATTADIEGDLRSGAQSRPQAR, encoded by the coding sequence ATGAGTGAGACCGAAGACGAGCGCGGCGCGCATTTCGTCCAGTCGCTCGAACGCGGCCTGGCGGTCATCCGCGCCTTCGACGCCGATCATCCGCAGCTGACGCTTTCCGACGTCGCGCGGTCGACCGAGCTGACCCGCGCCGCGGCCCGGCGTTTTCTGCTGACGCTGGTCGATCTGGGCTACGTGCGCTTCGACGGCCGGCTGTTTTCCCTGACACCGCGCGTGCTTGAGCTCGGCTATTCCTATCTTTCCGCGCTGTCGCTGCCAGAAGTCGCCTCGCCGCACCTGGAACGGCTCGCCGCCGAGGTGCGCGAGTCGTCGTCGGTGTCGGTCCTGGACGGCGACGATGTCGTCTATATCGCGCGAATTCCGACTTCGCGCATCATGACCGTGGCGATCGCCGTCGGCACACGCTTCCCGGCGTACGCGACCTCGATGGGCCGAGTTTTGCTCGCCGGGCTGCCAGAACCGGAGGCAGAGGCGTACGTGCGGCGATGCGCGCTGCGACAGCTCACGGCACGCACGATCACCACCGCCGCCGGCCTGACCGCCGAGTTGGCGCGCGTACGCGCCCAGGGTTGGGCATTGGTCGACCAGGAGTTGGAAGAAGGCCTGCGATCCATCGCCGCGCCAATCCACGACCGCGCCGGCCGGGTCATCGCGGCGGTCAACGTCTCCGCGCACGCCAGCCGCGTGCCGATCGAGGACATGCGCTCGCGGCTGCTGCCGGCATTGCTCGCCACGACCGCCGACATCGAAGGCGACCTGCGCTCCGGCGCGCAGTCGCGTCCGCAGGCGCGCTAA
- a CDS encoding MBL fold metallo-hydrolase: MRVRKFGHACLLVEEADTQILVDPGAFSPGWEELRGLAGVLITHQHFDHVDLQRLPALLEANPDATLYLDAGSAPQVSGHGFNVVVVTDGDKFDINSVPVEVIGRDHAVIHPDIPQVPNVGYLIGERLFHPGDALTVPDKEIEVLALPAAAPWAKVSELVDFQRKVAPRLSIPIHEAIYARPEFAYGFLDNLKPETTTVKVIDGGEPFDF; encoded by the coding sequence GTGCGCGTACGCAAGTTCGGCCACGCCTGCCTGCTGGTGGAAGAGGCCGACACGCAGATCCTGGTGGACCCGGGGGCCTTCTCGCCGGGCTGGGAGGAGCTGCGCGGTCTCGCCGGCGTACTCATCACCCACCAGCACTTCGACCACGTCGACCTGCAGCGGCTGCCGGCCCTGCTGGAAGCCAACCCGGACGCGACGCTCTATCTGGACGCCGGCAGCGCGCCGCAGGTGAGCGGTCACGGGTTCAACGTCGTGGTCGTCACCGACGGGGACAAGTTCGACATCAACAGCGTGCCGGTCGAGGTGATCGGCCGCGACCACGCGGTCATCCATCCGGACATCCCGCAGGTGCCCAACGTCGGTTATCTGATCGGCGAGCGGCTCTTTCACCCCGGTGACGCGCTGACCGTGCCGGACAAGGAGATCGAGGTGCTGGCGCTGCCGGCGGCAGCGCCGTGGGCCAAGGTGTCCGAGCTGGTCGACTTCCAGCGCAAGGTCGCGCCGCGGCTGTCCATCCCGATCCACGAGGCCATCTATGCGCGACCGGAGTTCGCGTACGGCTTCCTGGACAACCTCAAGCCGGAGACGACCACCGTCAAGGTCATCGACGGCGGCGAGCCCTTCGACTTCTGA
- a CDS encoding VOC family protein, with protein sequence MTSTVFNVTFDCADPYALASFWSDVTGQPLGDDDHPGDPAAAIAMPAGFQLYFERVPEPKTVKNRVHVCLRPDDRRELEVDRLLALGATIVADRREENGAGWVVFADPEGNEFCVLRSAAEREAMEQANG encoded by the coding sequence ATGACCTCGACAGTTTTCAATGTGACCTTCGACTGCGCCGACCCGTACGCGCTGGCCAGCTTCTGGAGCGACGTCACCGGCCAGCCGCTCGGCGACGACGATCACCCGGGCGATCCGGCCGCGGCCATCGCGATGCCGGCCGGTTTCCAGCTGTATTTCGAACGCGTACCCGAACCCAAGACGGTGAAGAACCGCGTGCACGTGTGCCTGCGTCCGGACGACCGGCGCGAGTTGGAGGTGGACCGTCTTCTCGCGCTCGGCGCCACCATCGTCGCCGATCGCCGCGAGGAAAACGGCGCCGGTTGGGTGGTTTTCGCCGATCCGGAGGGAAACGAGTTCTGCGTGCTGCGCAGCGCGGCCGAACGCGAAGCAATGGAGCAGGCCAATGGTTGA
- a CDS encoding SGNH/GDSL hydrolase family protein produces the protein MQTRQWRSFVALGDSFTEGIDDPADRGYRGWADRVAEALAAQADGFRYANIAIRGKRLEEMVVEQIPVAARMRPELVAFVGGGNDVLRTKVMWQELHAKLAHGVRTLVETGATVLLCTGTTYAQALPFGKIVARRAAAMNEIIKAVAAEYAQVLIDPWDGHEQGNARYFSIDRLHLSPAGHRRVAAHALAALGLPHDPELLVPLPAADRVGWLRARRADVGWARHHLAPWVGRRLAGRSSGDLITAKRPELVPLVIEPETQPAN, from the coding sequence GTGCAGACCCGGCAGTGGCGCAGTTTCGTTGCGCTGGGGGATAGTTTCACCGAAGGAATCGACGATCCGGCCGACCGCGGCTATCGCGGCTGGGCCGACCGGGTGGCCGAGGCGCTGGCCGCGCAGGCCGACGGTTTCCGTTACGCCAACATCGCGATCCGCGGCAAACGGCTGGAGGAAATGGTCGTCGAGCAGATTCCGGTGGCGGCGCGGATGCGGCCCGAGCTGGTGGCCTTTGTCGGTGGTGGCAACGATGTCCTGCGCACCAAGGTGATGTGGCAGGAGCTGCACGCCAAGCTCGCACACGGCGTGCGTACGCTCGTCGAGACCGGCGCGACGGTCTTGTTGTGCACCGGCACCACGTACGCGCAGGCGCTGCCGTTCGGCAAGATCGTCGCGCGCCGGGCGGCCGCGATGAACGAGATCATCAAGGCGGTCGCGGCCGAGTACGCGCAGGTGCTGATCGACCCGTGGGACGGCCACGAGCAGGGCAACGCGCGCTATTTCAGCATCGACCGGCTGCACCTGTCGCCGGCCGGCCACCGCAGGGTCGCCGCGCACGCGTTGGCGGCGCTCGGCTTGCCGCACGATCCCGAGTTGCTGGTGCCGCTGCCGGCCGCCGACCGGGTCGGCTGGCTGCGCGCACGTCGCGCCGATGTCGGCTGGGCCAGGCACCATCTGGCGCCGTGGGTCGGCCGCCGGCTGGCCGGCCGGTCGTCCGGTGACCTGATCACCGCCAAGCGGCCCGAGCTGGTGCCGCTGGTCATCGAGCCGGAGACCCAACCAGCCAACTAG
- a CDS encoding amidohydrolase — protein MILVTASKVVVEPGAYADAFAVADGRVVANGPLDLLRERYPDADVLDFPHDVVVPGFHDAHIHLGMASEDLLHLDLSPDAAPSLGALVAAIGADAAKAPAGAWIRGSRYDDAKMPEGRVLDRWDLDEVAPDHPVLVLHVAGHWGVMNSVALGLAGITDESEPPPGGDYGRDGSGHVNGVLYERALFDVAYSSASRAGQTVVPASTRADKLVGLGRALEKWHAAGLTSICDALVGPDEIGLFSDAKDAGLLTMRTGFLVGAEHYEMVRKLDFRSDLGDEWLRFVGVKAFVDGAIGGRTCLLDDPGEHIHGIQATATKDLHELVRTVHGDGRVIGVHANGDKAIRIVLDAYEAAQAADPRPGLRHRIEHCSVVDDDILRRMKDIDAMALPFASYVHYHGGKLIDWYGEERVSRMFAHRSFLDAGVTVAASSDYPCGPYEPLVGMHSMVTRRGFDGVEIGPSQRISAAEALAMYTVNAAVTVGGKDPTGRLTPGGLADFVVLSADPLTSPDVSSIDVRATYVGGNCVFAV, from the coding sequence ATGATTCTGGTGACCGCGTCGAAAGTCGTCGTCGAGCCGGGTGCGTATGCGGACGCTTTCGCCGTCGCCGATGGCCGAGTCGTCGCCAACGGTCCGCTCGACCTGCTGCGAGAGCGATATCCCGACGCGGACGTGCTGGATTTTCCGCACGATGTCGTCGTCCCCGGCTTCCATGACGCGCACATCCACCTCGGCATGGCGTCCGAGGACCTGCTGCACCTCGACCTGTCACCGGATGCCGCGCCAAGCCTCGGCGCGTTGGTGGCGGCCATCGGCGCCGACGCGGCCAAAGCGCCGGCAGGTGCGTGGATCCGCGGAAGTCGTTACGACGACGCGAAAATGCCGGAGGGTCGGGTGCTGGACCGGTGGGATCTCGATGAGGTCGCGCCGGACCATCCGGTGCTGGTCCTGCATGTCGCCGGCCACTGGGGTGTGATGAACTCGGTCGCGCTCGGTTTGGCCGGCATCACCGACGAAAGTGAGCCACCGCCCGGTGGCGACTATGGCCGGGACGGTTCTGGTCACGTCAACGGTGTGCTGTACGAGCGCGCGCTTTTCGACGTGGCGTACTCGTCGGCGAGCCGCGCTGGCCAGACCGTGGTGCCGGCGAGTACGCGCGCCGACAAGCTGGTCGGACTGGGCCGGGCGCTGGAGAAGTGGCACGCGGCCGGCCTGACCTCGATCTGTGACGCACTGGTCGGACCGGACGAGATCGGTCTCTTCAGCGATGCCAAAGACGCCGGACTGTTGACGATGCGCACCGGCTTTCTGGTCGGAGCCGAGCATTACGAGATGGTCCGCAAACTCGACTTCCGCAGCGATCTCGGCGACGAGTGGCTGCGTTTCGTCGGGGTGAAAGCCTTTGTCGATGGCGCGATCGGCGGTCGCACGTGCCTGCTGGACGATCCTGGCGAGCACATCCACGGCATCCAGGCGACAGCCACGAAAGATCTCCACGAGCTGGTACGCACGGTCCACGGCGACGGTCGTGTGATCGGCGTGCATGCCAATGGTGACAAGGCGATCCGGATCGTGCTCGACGCGTACGAGGCGGCGCAGGCGGCCGATCCGCGGCCGGGCCTGCGGCACCGGATCGAACACTGCAGTGTCGTCGACGACGACATTTTGCGGCGTATGAAGGACATCGACGCCATGGCGTTGCCGTTCGCGAGCTATGTGCACTATCACGGCGGAAAATTGATCGACTGGTATGGCGAAGAGCGGGTTTCGCGGATGTTCGCGCACCGCTCGTTTCTCGACGCCGGCGTGACGGTCGCGGCCTCGTCGGACTATCCGTGCGGACCGTACGAGCCGCTGGTCGGCATGCACTCGATGGTCACCCGGCGCGGCTTCGACGGTGTCGAGATCGGTCCGTCGCAACGGATTTCGGCCGCCGAGGCACTCGCCATGTACACCGTCAACGCGGCCGTCACGGTCGGCGGGAAGGACCCGACCGGCCGCCTGACACCCGGCGGCCTGGCCGATTTCGTGGTCCTGTCAGCGGATCCGCTCACCTCGCCGGACGTGTCGTCCATCGACGTACGCGCCACCTATGTCGGCGGCAACTGCGTTTTCGCGGTCTAG
- a CDS encoding CPBP family intramembrane glutamic endopeptidase, with translation MTDEPWPRRVLGTEVLLVLGVSLGASAITSVLSIISRLTASKALADQHSTLNPSITPDRPWLDLAYQLVSIGLGVVPALLAIHLLDRTDPPALATIGLNRGKLGGDLGWGAVLAACIGVPGLALYAVARAIGVNTTVVPEALGAHWWSVPVLILSAAQNAFLEEVVVVGYLLTRMERMRISLPWILAASAVLRGSYHLYQGFGGFAGNLVMGLVFAAVFLRFRRVAPLVVAHTILDIVAFVGYALLKPFLPWLS, from the coding sequence ATGACCGACGAGCCGTGGCCGAGGCGGGTCCTGGGCACCGAGGTCCTGCTGGTGCTTGGCGTATCGCTCGGCGCGTCGGCGATCACCTCGGTCCTGTCGATCATCTCGCGGCTGACCGCGTCGAAGGCACTGGCCGACCAGCATTCGACGCTCAACCCGTCGATCACGCCGGACCGGCCGTGGCTCGACCTCGCCTACCAGCTGGTGTCGATCGGCCTCGGCGTGGTGCCGGCGCTGCTGGCCATCCACCTCCTCGACCGTACGGATCCACCGGCGCTGGCCACGATCGGTCTCAACCGCGGCAAACTCGGCGGCGATCTTGGCTGGGGTGCCGTGCTCGCGGCGTGCATCGGCGTGCCGGGCCTGGCTTTGTACGCGGTCGCGCGCGCGATTGGCGTCAACACGACCGTCGTACCGGAGGCACTCGGCGCGCACTGGTGGTCGGTGCCGGTCCTCATTCTGTCGGCCGCGCAAAACGCGTTTCTCGAGGAAGTCGTCGTGGTCGGCTATCTGCTCACCAGGATGGAGCGGATGCGGATCTCGCTGCCGTGGATCCTCGCCGCGAGCGCGGTGCTGCGCGGGTCATACCATCTTTACCAGGGTTTCGGCGGATTCGCGGGAAACCTGGTGATGGGGCTGGTCTTCGCCGCGGTCTTCCTGCGTTTTCGCCGGGTCGCTCCGCTGGTCGTCGCGCACACGATCCTGGACATCGTGGCATTCGTGGGATACGCGCTGCTCAAGCCTTTTCTGCCGTGGCTATCCTGA
- a CDS encoding aldo/keto reductase has product MRYRTLGQSGLMVSVVGLGLNNVGTRLDLGQTRALFDAATDLGVTLLDTADTYGGQGASERIVGEALQGRRDDFVLATKFGHDMGDIYGADFGARGSRRYIRKAVEGSLRRLRTDYIDLYQYHRPDNITPIAETLAALHELVQEGKVRYIGSSNFTGWQVADAAWTAETAGFAPFISEQGEYSLARREIEREVVPAADRFGVGILPYFPLASGILTGKVARDRQAPAGSRLGADRFKVWLTDDAFDLVDRLTAYAKERGLSILDVAVGGLAAQPAVASVIAGATSPEQLSQNVAAADWQPTEEDLAALDDIAPPATNIPFGR; this is encoded by the coding sequence ATGCGATACAGGACGCTGGGACAGTCGGGTCTGATGGTGTCGGTGGTCGGGCTCGGCCTCAACAATGTGGGTACGCGGCTCGACCTCGGCCAGACGCGCGCGTTGTTCGACGCCGCCACGGATCTGGGCGTGACGCTGTTGGACACGGCCGACACCTACGGCGGCCAGGGCGCGTCCGAGCGCATCGTCGGCGAAGCCCTGCAGGGCCGGCGCGATGACTTCGTGCTGGCCACCAAATTCGGCCACGACATGGGTGACATCTATGGCGCGGACTTCGGTGCACGCGGTTCTCGGCGCTACATAAGGAAAGCCGTCGAGGGATCGCTGCGGCGGCTGCGTACCGACTACATCGACCTCTACCAGTATCACCGGCCCGACAACATCACGCCGATCGCGGAAACCCTTGCCGCGCTGCACGAGTTGGTGCAGGAAGGCAAGGTCCGCTATATCGGCTCGTCGAATTTCACCGGCTGGCAGGTCGCCGACGCGGCGTGGACCGCGGAAACCGCCGGATTCGCTCCGTTCATTTCCGAGCAGGGCGAGTATTCGTTGGCGCGCCGCGAAATCGAGCGCGAGGTGGTGCCGGCGGCTGATCGTTTCGGGGTCGGCATCCTGCCGTACTTTCCGCTTGCCAGCGGCATTCTCACCGGCAAGGTGGCGCGTGACCGGCAGGCGCCGGCCGGCTCTCGGCTCGGCGCCGACCGTTTCAAGGTGTGGCTGACCGACGATGCCTTCGACCTCGTCGACCGGCTGACCGCGTACGCGAAGGAGCGCGGACTGTCCATTTTGGACGTTGCGGTCGGTGGCCTGGCCGCTCAGCCGGCGGTCGCGTCGGTGATCGCCGGCGCCACGAGTCCCGAGCAGCTGAGCCAAAACGTGGCAGCCGCCGACTGGCAGCCGACCGAAGAGGACCTGGCCGCTCTCGACGACATCGCCCCGCCGGCCACCAACATCCCCTTCGGCCGTTGA
- a CDS encoding sodium:solute symporter family protein, producing MNAAMVVFAVAMVLTIALGLYSARGRERGLAEWSVSSRGLGTVFVWLLLAGESYTSYSFLGAAGWSYKYGAPIFYLVAYLGVGYAVAYLVGPLLWTYGRKHGLISISDIAEHRFSSRTVGIVVAVAATVFLLPYIQLQIQGLGTVVTALSGGDVDIHIAYVVAFVVAEGFVLISGLRGSAWVSVLKDGLVIAVVVFMGVYLPVHFLGGDLFHRLIAEKPDWLTLPGHDSPGLGVGWFISTVILNGVTFAIFPNAVAGYLGAKSPNNLRRSAMLLPWYSLLLFVPMAIGFTALFAVPGLKNGDLALFTLAGRAMPEWLFGVVGVAGALSAIVPMSVYMLTIGTMWGKTVLSRTDTSDDRKKRLSQLVTLVAGLIALLGSVLRPEALVQLSVLSYEGMAQLAPVVILGLWWRDMTARGAMWGLSCGTVIVAVLVFSKNDPLFGINAGVVALVVNLVVNVAVSLSARRGTLTEAKA from the coding sequence GTGAACGCGGCGATGGTGGTTTTCGCGGTCGCGATGGTGCTGACGATCGCCTTGGGGCTCTACAGCGCGCGTGGCCGTGAGCGCGGTCTTGCCGAGTGGTCGGTGTCCAGCCGCGGCCTCGGCACGGTCTTCGTCTGGTTGTTGCTGGCCGGCGAGTCCTACACGAGCTATTCGTTTCTCGGCGCCGCCGGTTGGTCGTACAAATACGGCGCGCCGATCTTCTATCTGGTCGCCTATCTCGGCGTCGGCTACGCGGTCGCCTACCTGGTCGGTCCGCTGTTGTGGACGTACGGCCGAAAACACGGCCTGATCTCCATCTCCGACATCGCCGAGCACCGGTTTTCCAGTCGTACGGTCGGCATCGTCGTCGCGGTCGCGGCGACGGTGTTCCTGTTGCCCTACATCCAGTTGCAGATCCAGGGCCTGGGCACGGTCGTCACCGCGTTGTCCGGCGGCGATGTCGACATCCACATCGCGTACGTGGTGGCTTTCGTTGTCGCAGAAGGGTTCGTGCTGATCTCCGGCCTGCGCGGGTCGGCCTGGGTCAGCGTGCTCAAGGACGGCCTGGTGATCGCGGTCGTCGTCTTCATGGGCGTCTACCTGCCGGTGCACTTCCTCGGCGGCGACCTGTTTCACCGGCTGATCGCGGAAAAGCCGGACTGGTTGACGCTGCCGGGTCACGACTCACCTGGACTCGGCGTCGGCTGGTTCATCAGTACGGTGATCCTCAACGGCGTCACGTTCGCGATCTTTCCCAACGCGGTCGCCGGCTATCTCGGCGCGAAGAGTCCGAACAACCTACGCCGCTCGGCGATGCTGCTGCCGTGGTATTCGCTGCTCCTGTTCGTACCGATGGCGATCGGCTTCACCGCGCTTTTCGCCGTTCCTGGCCTGAAAAACGGCGATCTGGCGCTGTTCACGCTGGCCGGCAGGGCGATGCCGGAGTGGCTGTTCGGCGTGGTCGGCGTGGCCGGTGCGCTGTCCGCGATCGTGCCGATGAGCGTCTACATGCTCACGATCGGCACGATGTGGGGAAAGACCGTGCTGAGCCGCACGGACACCAGTGACGACCGCAAAAAGCGGCTGTCGCAGCTGGTCACGCTGGTCGCGGGCCTGATCGCGTTGCTCGGCAGCGTCCTGCGGCCGGAGGCGCTTGTGCAGCTGTCGGTGTTGTCGTACGAGGGCATGGCACAGCTGGCACCGGTGGTGATCCTCGGCCTGTGGTGGCGTGACATGACCGCGCGTGGCGCGATGTGGGGCCTGTCGTGCGGCACCGTGATCGTCGCGGTTTTGGTGTTTTCCAAGAACGATCCGCTTTTCGGCATCAACGCCGGCGTCGTCGCGCTCGTCGTGAACCTGGTGGTCAACGTCGCGGTGTCGCTGTCCGCGCGACGGGGGACTCTGACGGAGGCGAAGGCATGA
- a CDS encoding DUF3311 domain-containing protein, whose amino-acid sequence MRRSLWWLLMPVVMFTVAVPFANRIEPVVAGLPFLAFWTLLSVVVTPVAIWLAARGDHRYRSDAEEPALTFGRSKDDDR is encoded by the coding sequence ATGCGTCGCTCGTTGTGGTGGTTGCTCATGCCGGTCGTGATGTTCACGGTCGCCGTCCCGTTCGCCAACCGGATCGAACCGGTCGTCGCCGGCCTGCCGTTCCTGGCGTTCTGGACGCTGCTGTCGGTGGTGGTGACGCCGGTGGCGATCTGGCTGGCCGCTCGCGGTGACCACAGATATCGGTCCGACGCCGAGGAACCGGCGCTCACCTTCGGCCGCTCGAAGGACGATGACCGGTGA
- a CDS encoding GNAT family N-acetyltransferase translates to MVEEDTVLVRLATDADIDGLVASSTRLFAEDGGTRDPLTDTTWPANHGAKAFANSIASDDNLVVVAVHDDNIVGHLTGVLDEGSQSRPGKIATLRSMYVRPEHRGGGVGARLVAEFRKWAGDVGADRMTVTAYATNEGAQRFYQRQGFTPMFVSLETTP, encoded by the coding sequence ATGGTTGAGGAAGACACCGTTCTGGTGAGGCTCGCGACCGACGCGGACATCGACGGCCTGGTGGCCTCCAGTACGCGGCTGTTCGCGGAGGACGGCGGCACCCGCGATCCGCTGACCGACACGACGTGGCCGGCGAACCATGGCGCGAAGGCGTTCGCGAACTCGATTGCGAGCGACGACAATCTGGTGGTCGTCGCTGTGCACGACGACAACATCGTGGGTCATCTGACCGGTGTGCTCGACGAGGGCAGCCAGAGCCGGCCGGGAAAGATCGCGACGCTGCGCAGCATGTACGTGCGGCCGGAGCATCGCGGCGGCGGCGTCGGCGCTCGATTGGTTGCCGAGTTCCGGAAATGGGCCGGGGACGTCGGCGCGGACCGGATGACGGTCACCGCGTACGCGACCAACGAAGGCGCTCAGCGGTTCTACCAACGGCAGGGATTCACGCCGATGTTCGTGAGCCTGGAGACCACACCATAG